AGTTTCTATCTCAGCCACATCTGGCAATAGGCAGGACCAAAGGAGATATGCAGGTCCAACCTCTCAGTATCATCACATTCCAAATATATCTTTcaggaggaacaacaacaacaataatgcCCAGCGCAATAACCAGCAGCAGTCACAGAATGACGTCGGCACAGGACCAAAGTGCCAAATCTGCAAGAAAAGAAATCATCTTGCAGATAGATGTCGGAAGATAttaaaccaaaaaccttgttCTAACTTCCAGCCTTCGGTAATACCAGAAGACTTGCAGTCAAAAAGTGAAATTAAAGATATGGAGATCAATTGTATTGATTTCGGGAAAACTTAAACTTTTCATCTTACTGAAGAACAAGGTTTTATTTTTGGAAGTTCGAAATTCATCACTAAAGAAGAGAGAatgaacaaagaagaagaagagggggaggaggaggaggaggaggaggaggaggaggaggaagcagAAGAGAAATGGATTAATCATTACTCAAATTCACAGAGAATATTATTAGTAGGTGAGGGAGATTTTTCGTTTTCACTATGCTTAGCTAAAGCTTTTGGTGATGCAACAAACATGGTTGTTACATCCATAGATACTCAAGGTATGTATGACATCTTCTGATCTCTCCGACTCcccctttctttctttcttcaacTTGTGTTCATCAGTTTTCTATATTGAAAACTAGATAGTCTAGCAAAGAAGTACAGTCATGCAATTGGGAATGTTAGAGAATTGGAAGAGAAAGGGTGTTTGGTGTTGCTTGGAGTGGATGCAACTCAGATGAGCCAACACTTCTTTCTAAAAACTCAGAGATTTGATCGAATCGTTTACAACTTCCCTCATGTGGGTTTTCTCCATCGTGAAAATAGTTATTGCCAAATTCAGTAAGTTACTGTTACTGGATGTTTCTTATACTTTCTTACTCTCTTTTGTTTTTGTCAAAAATTCGATTATCTTTGGGTAATCTTTAAATTAGTCCCAACACAAGCAATATGCACCACTAATCACATACCCTACCGGAATTCATAGTTCTGAAACATCAACTCTCCTGTAAACTTACAAGGTTCTTGTATGGGGAAGCTCACCTCAAGAAATTGAACTAGTTACCAATCAATGCAAAGAGCAGAGTTCTCTTTTACTAGGTAGTATCAAGGAAAGTCTGTTTGCTAGATCTCAAGTATTATTCTCATGTCTCGTTGAATTGAGTGGGTATGTGTATAAGTAAATCATCAAATATCTACCAAATGATTTCCCATCCTCCCTTGTGCCTGCCTTTGTTTATAAGAGAATTGATGCTACTAGTTCCTATTGAGTTTCAAATAGACTTGCATTTTGCGAACTGGAATTTTAGCGGTGTAAATTTCTTGATAGAATTTGGTGGTACATTGTATATAATCGTGAGAAGTTGAAACGGCAAAAGCAAGTAAGCACCATGTTAAGATTTTTACTGTGCTTGGTGTTCCTGGATTAAATCTGTATTGCACAGACATTTTATGACTGCATCGACATTTAAGAGATTCTGATAGTGCTAGCTATTCTCTCAAGTGGAGACATAATTAGTCTTCTGAGGTATTGCAATCACGGCACCTGTTGTTGCGGAGCCTCACTGAAGTTACGCATTTTCATTCAGTTCTTATTATTTGCATTCTGCAAAGTATTTTATCTGATCCCTAGCGAGACCCAACAGCATATGGTCTAGATTCGTGGTATTAATGGAATACATGGATTGTAATGTATGTTGAGTAAAGGATTGGTGAAGAAATTCTTGAAAGGCGCTAAAAAGTTGATGCAGAAGACGGGAGAAATACATGTGACTCACAAGATGGGTGAACCGTATGACAAATGGGAGATAGAGAAGAAGGCAGCGAAGATTGGCCTGGCTTTACATGAGAGTGTACCTTTCAAGAAACAAGACTATCCTGGTTATGCCAACAAGAGAGCTCATGGTAACAATTCTAACTTACCTTTTGCTCTTGGGGAAGCCAATACCTTCAAATTTACGCTCAAATCACGTGTCACTAGTTAATTGACTCGATACGCTTAAATGTTTTTCTTAATGGTTCATGTTTCCTATTATATGGACGTTATGTCGTAGCTACACACTACCTTAATCTGTAATATTACAAATGCTTCCTGTCCAATGCAAAATGCGGTTAGCTCGTTGCTCTGTATGTCTTGCAAGGCTTTTGCTATGGGGAGCAATAAGTCTAACTGGGTTTGTCAAATGGGGGTCAAACTCGAATTCTGGAAGGGGCCATCAAAACTAGCAAAAAAATAACTGATTATCTGTGTTTTTAGACTACATATTGTTTCGATTACAGGTGCATCAAAATGCCGAATTAATCCTTAAAACCACAAATTGTGTAAAATCACAAGTTGCGGACAGCTACATCGACATTTTGTTATTCTTGAAATAAGGTAATGATTTGCTAAGCTaagattatcaatttatttacgGCTATGAATGAAAGTGGTGTTCAATGATAACCACAAGCATTAAGCAAAACATGTGGTTTCAAATAATGTGACGTTAGTGTTTTGACTTCAGCTTCATAAACCATTCTTGCATCTCATTTGGTTTTCTATGCTAAACGCCTAAACTTGTAGAGTTCTAAAAGTTTGCAGAGTTCGCACTAGAATAAACGAAACAATATGGAGAAGATTCATGTGGTTTGCGTCCCATACCCAACTCAGAGTCACATAAGTGCCATGATGAAGCTAGCAAAAATTCTTCATTTCAGAGGCTTTCATATAACCTTTGTAAACACAGAATTCAATCATCAACGCCTACTAAATTCAAGGGGACCAGATTCACTTACCGGCTTGCCTGATTTTCGTTTTGAAATAATCCCTGACGGTCTTCCACCCCCACCCAATCCAAATGCTAGCCAAGATTTTGTAGCCCTCTCCATCTCCATACAAAAGAATGGCTTAGAACCCTTTCGGAACCTCATATACAAACTCAACAATAACAAATGTTCAAATGTCCCTCCTGTGAGCTTTATAGTTTCTGACAGTTTTATGAGCTTCACTCTGCAAGCAGCTAAAGAGTTCGGAATCCCTGAAATGCTGTACTGTCCAATTAGCTTCTGTGCCTTCGCATGTTTTCTGCACTTTCCCTATCTCATCCAAAGAGGCCTCGTTCCACTTAAAGGTATGCAGAATCTAGTTGCGTTCATATAGTTCATTTACTTCagttttttcaatttcttatttaATACTGCAGATGATAGCTGTTTTACAAACGGCTATCTAGACACACTAATCGACTGGATACCGGGGATGAAAGATATCAGATTTAGAGATCTCCCAAGTTTTGTTCAAACTACAGATCCAAATGCTCCCTTTCTCCATGCTTCAATGATAGAAATGGGAAGAACTTACGATGCTACGGCCCTTATTTTCAATACCTTTGATGCCCTGGAGATGGAGGTTCTGGATGCATTCAAGTCTCAATTGTCACTGCCCTCTATTTATGCAGTTGGTCCTCTTCAATTACTCCTCAATCAGATTCCACAAAGTGAGTCACTGTCTCTTGGATCAAATCTGTGGAAAGAAGACACCCAGTGTCTAAACTGGCTTGATTCCAAAGAACCCAACTCGGTCGTGTACGTCAATTTTGGCAGCATCACTGTTATGACTGCTCAACAACTCGTAGAATTCGCATGGGGACTAGCAAACAGCAAGCATAACCTACTGTGGACTATAAGACCTGATCTGGTAGTTGGTGATTCGGAGATACTGCCGCCTGAATTCATAGAAGAAATCAAGGGAAGAGGACTGCTTACAAGTTGGTGTCCGCAAGAAGATGTCTTAAATCACTCTTCTATAGCTGGATTCTTAACACACTGTGGTTGGAATTCTACACTAGAAAGCTTAAGCAGTGGAGTCCCTATTATCTGTTGGCCGTTTGTGGGAGACCAGCAAACAAACTGCAGGTACTCATGTCATCATTGGGGAGTCGGCATGGAGATTGATAGCAATGTGAAAAGAGATGAAGTTGAGAGGGTGGTGCGAGAATTAATGGAAGGAGAGAAGGGTAAAAACATGAAGAAAAGAGCCATGGAGTGGAAGAAGAAAGCAGAAGAGGCAACTTCAGCTGGTGGCTCCAGTTCTGCTGATATGGACAAGATTGTAAATGAGATACTTGTTAGGAAAATCACAGACCAATAAAACTTCGGTTGTCAGGAATCCGGCCGGTGGAAAGAACTACTTTACTAGTTTGCAAAGAAAGGTCTAAATACACGAGGACGATTATTACATGCTCTTGTATTTCTCAACAATAAGTATTATAAGGCCTATTGCATGCACAAGGTTAAAAAATGTTGTTTGACATATCAGGTGGCGTGCCAAATGAGTTACGCCGTTATggaaaaacattttttttatatagataAAGAAAGAGTTACCGGCAAATATCCAAAAGTAAAGGTGCCTCCCACAGTTGAGGACTTTAAGATTTTCCTCCCGCTATAGCCAGCCGTTGGAGATCAAAATGTGGCATGCTTAATTGTCTTATAGCAAATTCTGTCAAAGTTTTTTAGACGCGAAATAAGTTTATCAATTCTGGCATTATTTTTCCAACTAGAGCTTTAGTGATACTTGGAATGCTTCCTAAAAGATTGATGGATCTGCAGTGGAGTTGAGAGACACAATCTATGACATCTTGTGCTGCTAAGTAGTCTCCTTCTTCGCTTCCATGGATTCTGGTTCCCCTGGTTCTCCTGCCAATTGTGTCTCATGTTGGACCTAAAATACAAACACCAATACCTGTTAGTCCAGTGAAATTATCATAATAGGACTTAAAAGAAAAGGTGATCTTTCCATCTGGAGATTGACCAACTCTGTCAGAACTTCTTTCAGGTATTTTATTCCTCTCTGCTTGTGTGTGCATCGGACCAGAGGTTAAGTGACCTATTATCTGCTTCCTTGTTTGTCTAGGACAAGGTTTGTTTTTTTGAATACCAAATCACACCTggatttccaaataaaccaacatATGATGGAACAAAGATCTTCCCAAGGCCCATTGTGTCTGGTGATTGTTCCTGGAGAACCAGATAGAGCACCAGTCCTCTAAGTTATGAAATTCTGAACTAGAGTTGTCAAGATTCAAAGAGCAGTGATCCCAAACAGCTCTGGAAAAGTTACAGTACATAAGATAATGTCCCACAGTTTTAGCATGGTTATTGCAAATAAGACAAATAGGATCAGTATTCTTGACAAATCTAGCATAATAAGCACCAAAGGGTAGGATATTATTTTTCATATTCCACACGAAGAACTGAATCCTAGGAATGACCTTCATATTCCAAATTTTCCTATCCAGGGTATCATTCAGTTGAGAAATCTTTTTATCCAAAAGATTATAAAGAGACTTGCTAGTGAAATTTCCTCAAGGATTATCAATCCATATTAGGATTTCCTTCCTCATCGGGAATCTGTTTATCCTTCCAGATATGGATAGAGTTACCACTGCTAATTTGATAGATAATAAAGTCTTTCAAAATCATCAGACTTTTATAGACACCTTTCCAAGTCCAAGAAGAGCCATCATTACAAGTGGCATGGAAGGGATTGGAGTTAGGAAAGTATTTACCTTTCATAATTTTAGTAAAGACAGTGTTAGGTTGATGAAACAGTTTCCATCCATTTTTGGCAATGAGAGAAATGTTCACAAGATCCAACTTTTTAAGACCATTTCTCCTTTTTCCGGACTCTTACATGGACCTCTCCATCCTTTTATGTACATCCTTTTTTAGGACCTAGctttccccaccaaaaatctcttatgCTCTTAGTGACTCTTTTGATGATAGTTTTAGGTAAAATAAAAGTTGGCATAGTGTAAACAGGTAGGGATTAGATTTTTCCATCACCCCTCTCTCAGGAGGGGACATCGATTCACTCTTCCAACCCTTTAGTCTACCTCCCATTTTACCGTAAGGTTATCAAAACAatgaattttaaacttgtttgtaaaTAGCGCCCCACCTAAATATTTATCATCCAGTCTTATCTTTTTAACTTTAAGAATATTAATTATGTTTCTACCTAAGCTGCTTTGAATGTGGGGAGTGAAAAAaatactgtagcgccccctaagctagcagctgactaatccaagatattAACTAGATAAAGAGGCACTAACAATCTaattcatttacttaaacatttaattaagaaatcttctacaaaacttaacccaaaaactagctccgctctgaaatatatatatatacgagaacttctctcaaatgatacatatacaatagtcatttagtttacaaatagaatacacaacataataaacatagcagaagttaaccaactaatgaaatcaactccttgaagctttcgttgcgcaactctgatctgtctctgaaactgaaagtgggaatgggtgagcgcATCACCCTAAAAGGGGTTCCCactaggaataacatttaactttcaagtaatcatggcaagatttggaaaacaataatgttttcccaaacactAAAAAGTgtccaagtcactgaaataaacaaacatgtatatggaaaaactcattcttcaaacaatgtatgatattcgtgctaaccacactcaataactattgatatcaccaagaccatgatgacccactctaagcaataaaagctgaattcatttaggtataaatgtgaaggagcgtaccctatataccacaagtggaaattctcatttcccataacaattcataatgacaaacaaaacattacaagtccattccaaatcgtggaaagattcacagaatcaacggaattatcataatgcaatttaaacaaagcatggaatgcacaactAGAAAATGCATGAATTTGATAAACATAAATCTTTGTAAAAAAACATTAATGGTTACAAGAGAGTCAAAAGTATtctcacctcttttgatgacaagccacgcctacctcgaggtCCGCGATCCACTGGTttgtcctttgaatcgatcgttgttaatatagactaactgttaatcacacaagaagtctaagaatctagccataaggctcatacaagaatcatacaaatctatctaatggttctaagtccatttatgactttacaccttttgaTTCTCTATCTTTAGAATAACTAAGGTTtcctaattcaattaggttgattctatagtccgtTAGATATGTATTAAgattatctacaactttgtagtaGAAACCGAAAGCTAATTCAGACTATAAGGGTTCAATTTatcaaaataggaaaacaatACCTAAACCCAAGTCCAATAAACAAGACCATTACACAAGGCCTGGTCCACTAGGGTCAATTAACGGTCTAGTCTAAAGTCAAGGTCATAGTCCAAGGTCAGGTCAAGCCAAAGTCTAACTATTCTGGTCAAATGAGTCAAGACTGGAGTAACTCAGTCACTAGGACTGATTCAGGTGAGTCAGctagactgactgggatgactaacagtCTACAATTCAAATACAAAATAATATTGAATTTCATTTACAAACAACAACATTGATTACCTGCAATATGCAGTTCAAAGCTTTTCACACAAATACAAACTGCAACTCTATAATCACCACTAATTCAGACTGTTTACAACTCTTAACATTTAACTTTACTTGTATGTTCTATTCAAACCACCATAACTCAATTCAACCTTTTTCAGTACCACCATCTCCCTAACTGTAATATCGTATTcataaaacaaacccattaattcATATCCCCTGAAATCCAACAATTCTACCATACCAACCTTAACACAACCATCATCCATATTTGTAACTCATACTCAATTCAGATCATTCCCTACACTAGTCCGGCACATATCAT
This portion of the Papaver somniferum cultivar HN1 chromosome 11, ASM357369v1, whole genome shotgun sequence genome encodes:
- the LOC113322388 gene encoding 7-deoxyloganetin glucosyltransferase-like, which gives rise to MEKIHVVCVPYPTQSHISAMMKLAKILHFRGFHITFVNTEFNHQRLLNSRGPDSLTGLPDFRFEIIPDGLPPPPNPNASQDFVALSISIQKNGLEPFRNLIYKLNNNKCSNVPPVSFIVSDSFMSFTLQAAKEFGIPEMLYCPISFCAFACFLHFPYLIQRGLVPLKDDSCFTNGYLDTLIDWIPGMKDIRFRDLPSFVQTTDPNAPFLHASMIEMGRTYDATALIFNTFDALEMEVLDAFKSQLSLPSIYAVGPLQLLLNQIPQSESLSLGSNLWKEDTQCLNWLDSKEPNSVVYVNFGSITVMTAQQLVEFAWGLANSKHNLLWTIRPDLVVGDSEILPPEFIEEIKGRGLLTSWCPQEDVLNHSSIAGFLTHCGWNSTLESLSSGVPIICWPFVGDQQTNCRYSCHHWGVGMEIDSNVKRDEVERVVRELMEGEKGKNMKKRAMEWKKKAEEATSAGGSSSADMDKIVNEILVRKITDQ